In a single window of the Neospora caninum Liverpool complete genome, chromosome VIIa genome:
- a CDS encoding putative para-aminobenzoate synthase, with the protein MTHSHIGGGDLPRSLPHWENVSSQPSPAVHTLLIDNHDSYTFNVFQYLATINGVAPTVIRNDEFTSWREAKASVGPVHNIVISPGPGTAENEHDFGVCSEALREAAVPILGICLGHQGLGHVYGGKIQRTPRAVHGRRSAIDFIEGYKLFEGVKRGTLVVRYHSLQVDKDNLPKCLEPTCWTTDEDNVLMGIRHRDLPLHGVQFHPESIGTTAGYKILENFRDMTLAWWADRGSEWPYIAPKNTGKHQVAAFAKTCVTYGVDGDRTELSNDVPAPRLELSDDGKAPEPWEATAVPFAFPCGYAGFFGYELRHVTERYVGPDMQQCSLQKDIGNHSTNVPDAAWIFSDRMIVLNHESNELFLSWLTPSLGQDRQSRKSGETAFSGLCPCDPWAFSCDTDKVAAICQSQQQWAEMTLRAIALASSPVSAEPPLVMRASEKAQLSRGRTPDLESPAQRQAADLSMRPTAVGEERNLPPAKGSPVDDTLCALGSDSRAVDASLNGAASGESSEKHSMALSFHDDVQTYKANIRTILDYIAAGEVYEVCLTTELAGALNPSVVSPLQFYGQLRCRNPSPFAAFLRPERFLMKDVDGWLESKPIKGTRPRGKTPEEDRDLVNDLATNEKDMVENLMIVDLVRNDLGGSMTGAPKERAMEIIERLEERPRGIYSGATGFLSVTGEASLNIVIRTVVFTTPNLAVVFPAPRLESASVSYYGFRT; encoded by the exons ATGACCCACAGTCATATCGGAGGTGGGGACCTCCCGCGGTCACTGCCCCATTGGGAGAATGTATCAAGCCAGCCCTCCCCTGCTGTGCACACTTTGTTGATTGACAATCACGATTCCTACACATTTAACGTGTTTCAGTACCTTGCAACCATCAACGGTGTGGCTCCAACTGTCATCCGAAATGATGAATTCACTAGCTGGCGCGAGGCCAAGGCAAGCGTCGGGCCTGTACACAACATTGTCATCTCTCCAGGCCCCGGAACTGCTGAGAACGAACATGATTTCGGGGTGTGCAGTGAAGCGCTTAGAGAAGCCGCCGTCCCAATCCTCGGGATATGTCTCGGTCACCAAGGTCTTGGACATGTTTACGGTGGAAAG ATTCAACGGACACCACGAGCGGTGCACGGTAGGAGAAGCGCTATTGATTTCATCGAGGGATACAAGCTGTTCGAGGGCGTCAAGAGGGGAACGCTGGTTGTCCGATACCATTCTCTTCAGGTGGACAAAGACAA CCTCCCAAAATGCCTCGAACCAACATGCTGGACGACGGACGAGGATAACGTGCTGATGGGAATCCGGCATCGAGACCTGCCATTGCATGGCGTTCAATTTCACCCCGAATCAATAGGGACAACCGCTGGCTATAAGATTCTTGAGAATTTCAGAGACATGACCCTTGCCTGGTGGGCCGACCGCGGTTCAGAGTGGCCGTATATAGCGCCCAAGAACACTGGCAAGCACCAGGTAGCCGCCTTCGCGAAGA CATGCGTCACCTACGGGGTCGACGGCGACAGAACGGAGCTGTCCAACGATGTGCCGGCACCTAGGCTGGAGCTGTCGGATGATGGCAAGGCCCCAGAGCCCTGGGAGGCCACCGCGGTTCCCTTCGCTTTCCCATGCGGCTACGCCGGTTTTTTTGGTTATGAGCTTCGCCATGTCACCGAACGATACGTCGGACCGGATATGCAACAGTGCTCTCTGCAGAAAGACATTGGCAACCATAGCACGAACGTTCCCGACGCGGCGTGGATTTTCTCGGATCGTATGATTGTTCTGAACCACGAGAGTAATGAACTGTTTCTTTCCTGGCTCACCCCGTCGCTCGGGCAGGATAGGCAGTCTCGAAAGTCAGGGGAAACTGCTTTCAGTGGACTGTGCCCCTGTGACCCATGGGCCTTCAGTTGTGATACGGACAAGGTCGCTGCGATATGCCAATCCCAGCAGCAGTGGGCAGAAATGACACTGCGGGCGATAGCACTGGCGTCCAGTCCCGTGAGCGCTGAACCTCCTTTGGTGATGCGAGCTAGCGAGAAGGCACAGCTCTCTCGTGGTAGGACGCCCGACCTCGAATCCCCAGCTCAGCGGCAGGCAGCTGATCTCTCTATGCGCCCAACAGCCgtaggcgaggaaagaaacttGCCTCCAGCTAAAGGGTCTCCTGTCGATGACACTTTGTGTGCTCTCGGGTCGGATTCAAGAGCCGTTGACGCGTCCCTCAacggcgccgcctcgggagagagcagcgagaagcaTTCGATGGCTCTCTCGTTCCATGATGACGTGCAAACCTACAAGGCGAACATTAGGACGATTCTTGACTATATAGCCGCAGGAGAGGTGTACGAGGTCTGTCTCACTACGGAACTAGCGGGAGCTCTGAACCCCTCTGTGGTGTCGCCGCTTCAGTTTTATGGCCAGTTGCGCTGTAGGAATCCCTCGCCATTCGCTGCTTTTCTACG TCCGGAACGCTTTCTAATGAAGGATGTGGACGGTTGGCTGGAGTCGAAACCCATCAAGGGTACGAGGCCCCGCGGCAAGACGCCGGAAGAGGATCGCGACCTGGTGAACGATTTGGCAACGAACGAAAAAGATATGGTCGAGAATCTAATGATAGTTGATCTCGTCCGGAACGATTTAG GAGGCTCGATGACAGGCGCTCCGAAGGAGCGGGCAATGGAAATCATCGAAAG GCTGGAAGAACGACCACGGGGAATCTATAGCGGGGCGACTGGCTTCCTGTCGGTCACAGGTGAAGCCAGTTTAAACATCGTCATTCGAACAGTCGTCTTTACCACTCCTAAC CTGGCCGTCGTGTTCCCCGCGCCACGCTTGGAGAGTGCGTCCGTCTCGTATTACGGCTTCAGAACTTGA
- a CDS encoding Zinc finger (CCCH type) protein, related: MCAVNEAVELVVGGQVFYASASTLRRSRTLRQLLQKVSPSQSPGSGDCGQPTPLVPESDGDETPSCCREGSTYPVANPNASAQPRPAASPSVTKSIFIDRDPYRFSFVLEYLRNGQLDVRETSGGQKVFREVLEIGAPAGDNEFSDSAQYHGCSAGESDDRPEGSGSKFAACLSLVSLRCEFDYFSIGWPSRCMRCDVLFDPSRCRQRPTDSKRVDLTGGFLGLQHDRAEDTTASAVGQTSTASSELPALSVEGEGDLELKCYYHPGELIAIDLSASDCDNGSRKRALERQRAGRRKHLYYTCCNRRDDAVGCEAGAHLSEEEALASVLRRQSPPLPDCGVEADPDRLPGTSPVHCSGESSADNPIGSETGKRGEGETSEQVVAQHYIAAAMSACETEVLRRMQEGNGACCRPARSADGCGSVRGGIPAPESHRDSILSCGSTEKREAASGAQETWACSAKSVPADSRESLPCAADSPNCSGHEFAVGPPFADSGLQMPQYPGMPVCSASSPGVGYPLAVHYSQQAPQGAAVWSGGSDTTSPSSVPTATQQAGFPGAYLPAYSVDITRPPGSAAGTDNSAASMALAFCQPAATARYPYGSSVPPVVPAPWICPFYFVPGTVPPGTPHGTAPNLLLAPQQSQSEPPQLLHPQLNAPQAPLYAWDTVPAPAAGAPATQPTKSHESLLACSPACAPELGKPGGEAVCPWQDSLPVALRQDAGMACCPWPHEQPSHHQRVFQEQFCLQHLHVQQYHGVHLPGTVANASTSPPLHADAAVRGEAVEQTGATRGPRLTERQSRSGYARDAIHREGETDDEGRSRETDPEAERAPAGRAGHNEPSGIASGEALGSEPLPGSASAAGDDVAVPQGVLGRAGSVHGASTPGSETRTDGNHSCVVLRRRRPGRAGGSRRQQPHVCAGEGKEESTVHGEQQPNASVPTREVELLAGPRAPSCCQSSAETSMHPCELPTARKTKQELLCREHKTHAANRLGRGRRSPDCPPWGSWQSADIEDAPSLECGAAAAAGDEEDTLAVDVCREQRGVCTCQAADATGDGNERICSTGGLETPVACGRTREKKGEHESCGYAGNGASAAAAHRAGDWPLMEEGQGTDHGIHQDSAGGVASKGTCSALASGSSGKAGCAMNPLFKTKMCPLLKAGLCPKTARRCKFAHALQELRPTAEFYKTQMCSFWMMGFCRAGISCRHAHGADELKVRPVGESRPPVETRPVGDTRPAASSESPKEVHDGSATQPGS, translated from the exons ATGTGCGCAGTAAATGAGGCGGTCGAGCTGGTAGTCGGCGGCCAGGTTTTCTACGCATCTGCGTCGACTCTCCGCCGTTCCAGGACTCTACGACAGCTCCTTCAGAAAGTGTCCCCCAGCCAATCTCCAGGCAGCGGAGATTGCGGCCAACCGACGCCTCTGGTGCCGGAATCCGATGGTGACGAAACACCCTCTTGTTGCCGAGAAGGAAGTACCTACCCAGTGGCTAATCCCAACGCGTCTGCCCAGCCACGGCCAGCTGCCAGCCCGAGCGTTACAAAGAGCATTTTCATTGACCGCGACCCTTACCGTTTCAGTTTCGTTTTGGAGTATCTTCGAAATGGCCAGCTGGACGTACGGGAGACGAGCGGAGGGCAGAAAGTTTTCAGGGAAGTGTTGGAAATTGGCGCACCTGCTGGCGACAATGAGTTTTCCGACAGTGCTCAGTATCATGGGTGCAGTGCCGGCGAATCAGATGATAGACCCGAGGGTAGTGGTTCCAAGTTCGCCGCTTGCCTGTCTCTAGTCAGCTTGCGATGTGAGTTTGATTACTTTAGTATTGGCTGGCCGAGTCGTTGCATGCGTTGTGACGTCTTATTTGATCCGTCGCGTTGTCGGCAACGCCCCACAGATTCGAAGCGCGTCGATCTTACCGGGGGTTTCCTAGGGCTGCAGCATGATCGGGCAGAGGACACAACTGCCTCAGCAGTGGGGCAAACGTCCACCGCCTCGTCTGAACTCCCTGCACTCAGCGTTGAGGGCGAGGGTGATCTGGAGCTGAAGTGTTACTACCACCCAGGTGAATTGATTGCGATCGATCTGTCTGCGTCCGACTGTGACAATGGCTCTCGGAAAAGGGCGCTGGAGCGCCAAAGAGCCGGACGTAGGAAGCATCTTTACTACACCTGCTGCAACAGACGTGACGATGCAGTCGGATGTGAGGCCGGGGCTCACCTAAGTGAGGAGGAAGCTCTGGCCAGTGTCCTTCGACGCCAAAGCCCGCCGCTGCCTGACTGTGGTGTCGAGGCTGACCCAGACAGGCTTCCTGGAACGTCACCGGTCCATTGCTCTGGCGAGTCTTCTGCCGATAACCCGATCGGATCGGAGACTGGGAAACgtggagagggcgagaccAGCGAGCAAGTCGTCGCGCAGCATTACATCGCCGCAGCAATGTCCGCCTGCGAGACTGAGGTTctgaggcgcatgcaggaaggTAACGGCGCTTGTTGCCGACCTGCGAGGAGTGCTGACGGCTGTGGCAGTGTACGTGGCGGCATTCCGGCGCCAGAATCCCACAGAGATTCTATCTTGAGCTGTGGATctacggagaagagagaagctgcaAGCGGGGCGCAAGAGACGTGGGCATGCAGTGCCAAATCAGTGCCCGCAGACAGTCGAGAATCACTGCCCTGCGCCGCTGATTCGCCCAACTGCTCCGGACACGAATTCGCCGTTGGACCTCCGTTTGCGGATTCCGGACTCCAGATGCCGCAGTACCCAGGGATGCCCGTCTGTTCAGCCTCTTCTCCGGGTGTCGGGTATCCCCTGGCTGTCCACTATTCGCAACAGGCACCGCAGGGAGCGGCTGTGTGGTCTGGGGGGTCAGACACAACATCCCCGTCCAGTGTGCCTACTGCGACGCAGCAGGCTGGATTTCCGGGGGCGTATCTTCCTGCATATTCCGTTGACATCACCCGCCCTCCAGGAAGTGCGGCGGGCACGGACAATTCGGCAGCGTCTATGGCGCTGGCGTTTTGTCAGCCTGCGGCAACTGCGCGTTATCCCTACGGATCGTCCGTGCCTCCGGTGGTGCCTGCACCGTGGATTTGTCCCTTTTACTTCGTCCCAGGGACGGTGCCGCCAGGCACTCCGCACGGCACGGCGCCCaatcttcttctcgctccccaGCAGTCACAGTCCGAGCCTCCACAACTTTTGCATCCCCAGCTAAATGCTCCGCAGGCGCCCCTTTATGCGTGGGACACGGTGCCGGCACCGGCTGCTGGAGctccggcgacgcagccAACAAAGTCTCATGAGTCGCTTCTGGCGTGCTCGCCCGCGTGCGCGCCCGAGTTGGGAAAAccaggaggcgaagcagtTTGCCCGTGGCAGGACTCCCTGCCTGTTGCTTTGCGTCAAGATGCAGGCATGGCCTGTTGCCCCTGGCCGCATGAACAGCCTAGCCATCATCAACGCGTTTTTCAGGAACAGTTCTGCTTGCAACATCTGCATGTCCAACAGTATCACGGAGTCCACCTTCCCGGTACGGTGGCGAACGCGAGTACCTCTCCGCCCCTGCATGCGGACGCTGCGGTGCGGGGTGAGGCGGTTGAGCAGACAGGCGCAACGCGGGGACCACGCCTCACCGAACGGCAGAGTCGGAGTGGCTATGCTCGCGATGCGATTCACCgggagggcgagacggaTGACGAAGGGCGCTCTCGAGAGACTGACCCGGAGGCCGAACGCGCCCCCGCGGGAAGAGCCGGACACAATGAGCCCAGTGGGATCGCGTCTGGGGAGGCGCTCGGATCAGAGCCGCTACCAGGGTCGGCAAGTGCGGCGGGCGACGACGTTGCAGTGCCACAGGGAGTCCTGGGTCGCGCGGGGTCCGTTCATGGGGCGAGTACCCCAGGCAGCGAAACTCGCACTGATGGAAACCACTCGTGTGTCGTCCTTCGTCGGAGAAGGCCAGGCCGCGCTGGGGGAAGTAGGCGGCAGCAGCCGCATGTTTGCGCtggcgaggggaaagaggagtcGACGGTCCACGGGGAGCAGCAGCCGAACGCATCTGTTCCCACCCGAGAAGTCGAGCTTCTTGCGGGGCCGCGTGCACCATCTTGCTGTCAGAGCAGCGCAGAAACTTCTATGCATCCGTGCGAActgccgacggcgaggaagaccaAGCAGGAACTGCTGTGTCGCGAACACAAGACGCATGCGGCGAACCGTCTAGGACGAGGCCGGCGGTCGCCGGACTGTCCCCCGTGGGGGTCTTGGCAGAGCGCCGATATTGAAGACGCTCCGAGCCTCGAGTGtggcgcggcggcagctgccGGCGATGAAGAAGATACTCTGGCAGTTGACGTCTGCCGAGAGCAGCGTGGAGTGTGCACGTGCCAAGCGGCAGATGCGACGGGTGACGGCAATGAGCGAATCTGTTCAACAGGTGGCCTCGAAACGCCAGTCGCCTGTGGccgcacgcgagagaagaagggagagcaTGAAAGCTGCGGCTACGCAGGCAACGGTGCGAGTGCGGCGGCGGCCCATAGAGCCGGAGACTGGCCACTGATGGAGGAAGGACAGGGGACAGATCACGGGATTCACCAGGACTCTGCCGGCGGTGTTGCGTCAAAGGGCACCTGCTCTGCACTCGCCAGTGGGTCGTCGGGGAAGGCAGGCTGCGCCATGAATCCCCTTTTCAAGACCAAAATGTGCCCGCTGCTCAAGGCGGGTTTGTGTCCAAA GACGGCTCGGCGGTGCAAGTTCGCGCATGCTCTACAGGAGCTGCGTCCCACAGCCGAGTTCTACAAGACCCAGATGTGCAGTTTCTGGATGATGGGCTTTTGCCGAGCCGGCATTAGCTGTCGTCATGCGCATGGAGCAGACGAACTCAAGGTGCGCCCTGTCGGCGAGTCGCGTCCACCAGTGGAGACGCGCCCTGTAGGAGACACACGTCCGGCAGCCAGCAGTGAGTCGCCGAAAGAGGTCCACGACGGCAGCGCGACGCAGCCTGGATCTTGA